AGTCTGGCCCCCCGCACCGTCCGCTATGCCCTAAAACGGCTCAAAGATAACGATATGATCGTAGAGAAGTTCAACTTCCGGGACGCCCGGCAGATCCTCTACGAGTATAAAGACCCCCAGATGGTGTCTGCACAATGACGGAGCCTTTCTCCTGCGACATCATGCGCTGCGACAACCTCGCACGGGTGCTCCTTCCCCGGATGCGCGCCGAGATGGTCTACCGCCTGGTGAACGAACGCGGGATCACCCAGAGCGAGGCCTCCAAGCGCCTCGGAGTCAGTAGAGCCGCAATATCCCAGTATATGAGCCGGAAACGCGGGTTTGCCGGGCAGGACTTCTCCGAAGACCTCGATAGGGTCATCGAGCGCTGGGTCTCCGCCGTCGCTTCGGGTGAAGGGACGATCACCATCTGCGACGTCTGCCGGTCGGCCGGTCTTCCGGAACGCCGGTGAAGCTATGTGCGCCGTCGGCGGTAGAGGTAGAGCCCAATGAGCCAGACCAGGATGCATGCTGCTAGAATAATCTTGAGCCGGTCCGGCCCCGGGGCAGCGCCAGCCCCGCTCCCTTTTGAGGCATTCCAGTCGTCGAGAAAGACCGCGGTGTAATAAGCGGCGATCGCCGGATGCTCGATGATCACGCCCGCTTCCCGGTTGAACGCCGGGGAGTTGGCATTCCAGTTGATGCTGCTGACAAGGACCGCGCGCCCATCGACGATGACGCCTTTGTTATGGATCTTTGCAAGATTATTCGCCTCGATATCCGCAAGCCTGGCCTCAAGCGGTAGCCCTTCGGCCGCGGCAATCCGGTTGATGACCGCGACCATCTCGTCGTTGTCCGCATCGTCCTCGGTGTTGAACCAGGCGGAGTCGAGGAGGATCTGTACCACGACACCCCGCCGGGATGCGTTGATCGCGGCCGCAAGGTAGGGATTGAGTTCGTACCGGGTCTCGTTTGTGATGTAGGCCTGCTCGATCGCGATGCTCTCTTCTGCCCCCTCGATCAGGTCGAGGATGAGCGCGCTCGTATCGGGGGAGAGGACCACCGTCACCCGCGCATCCTCCGCGCGGCAGGGCCCAAACTCCACGGCGTATGTGGGTGCCCAGGGCGTGTAGAGTTCGGCTGCGGTTCCCTCCAGGGGCACGATATCCCCGCCCGCGGCATCGATGAGGAAGACCTCCCGGAAGTAGGCCGCAAGGTCGGGGTCCTCGAGGATGACTACCCACCCGCGGTTGCCCTGCAGACCCGGTGCCGGGTAACCGCCGGGCTTGAAGTTCTCGCTCCCGAGGAGGACCGTCTCGCCATCGATGACGAGGTACTTCGCGTGGTTGTAGCGGTACTTCGCATGGGCCAGATCCGTCGTCTCCATCGCGAGGACCACAATCCCGCTCCGGTTGAGGGCGCCCGCGACGGCCCGCTCTTCCGGTGAGATGCCGCCCACCGGCCCGCCCTCAAGGAGGACGGTCACCTCAACACCGCGTTCGCGGGCGCCGATGAGGGCGTCTGCGATCGTAGGGTCGGTGAACTCGTAGACGTTTGCGAGAATCTCGCGCTCGGCGCTCGAGACCGCCGAGAGGAAGGCCTCCTGTGAACAGTCCGGGGCGACGAACGCAGTCACCTCAACGCCTTCGAACGTTTCCGGACCAAAGCGTGACTGGCCGATACCGAGCGGACGCGGGTCCCAGATGCCATTCTCAAGGTAGTGGATCTGCCCTTCGCGGGGACGGACGTCCCCGGGCCAGGCCACCTTCTGGACGAGCGTGGTTCCATGGTAGATGAAGAGTTCGTCGCCCTGGTTCGCCATCTGAAGGTTCCCGCTCTGGATCACGTCCGGCACCGCCGGCGTCCTCCCCTCGATCTCGAAGTCGGGCAGGTACCCGTGGGTCTGCTCGAAGGCCGGACCGCTCCTTGCGACCACCACCCGCCCGTCTATCCGCGTGCCCGGGGGGAACCGAAACCCGCCCTCTCCATCCGAGAAGACGTAGCCGTCGAGCACCCCCCTCCCCT
This is a stretch of genomic DNA from Methanoculleus thermophilus. It encodes these proteins:
- a CDS encoding phospholipase D-like domain-containing protein; this translates as MRRIAAAILLVCLLVAAVDAVQIVEFCPDPYLAGDLDEYLVIEGRGVLDGYVFSDGEGGFRFPPGTRIDGRVVVARSGPAFEQTHGYLPDFEIEGRTPAVPDVIQSGNLQMANQGDELFIYHGTTLVQKVAWPGDVRPREGQIHYLENGIWDPRPLGIGQSRFGPETFEGVEVTAFVAPDCSQEAFLSAVSSAEREILANVYEFTDPTIADALIGARERGVEVTVLLEGGPVGGISPEERAVAGALNRSGIVVLAMETTDLAHAKYRYNHAKYLVIDGETVLLGSENFKPGGYPAPGLQGNRGWVVILEDPDLAAYFREVFLIDAAGGDIVPLEGTAAELYTPWAPTYAVEFGPCRAEDARVTVVLSPDTSALILDLIEGAEESIAIEQAYITNETRYELNPYLAAAINASRRGVVVQILLDSAWFNTEDDADNDEMVAVINRIAAAEGLPLEARLADIEANNLAKIHNKGVIVDGRAVLVSSINWNANSPAFNREAGVIIEHPAIAAYYTAVFLDDWNASKGSGAGAAPGPDRLKIILAACILVWLIGLYLYRRRRT
- a CDS encoding winged helix-turn-helix domain-containing protein, translating into MDDVNLPPSSRKILMLLEDGGALTHKELVRRSSLAPRTVRYALKRLKDNDMIVEKFNFRDARQILYEYKDPQMVSAQ
- a CDS encoding transcriptional regulator, with the translated sequence MTEPFSCDIMRCDNLARVLLPRMRAEMVYRLVNERGITQSEASKRLGVSRAAISQYMSRKRGFAGQDFSEDLDRVIERWVSAVASGEGTITICDVCRSAGLPERR